A stretch of the Panthera uncia isolate 11264 chromosome D1, Puncia_PCG_1.0, whole genome shotgun sequence genome encodes the following:
- the FAM180B gene encoding protein FAM180B isoform X1: MQEQRAAGERKTQRTWWGTARTMQFLDWLIVATCLLPGVTATQHYPGQPMNRASVGGGLQEPEAPEVMFELLWAGLELDVIGQLHIQDEELASTRPGRRLRLLLQHHVPSDLEGAKQRLQQFQDLRKGPPLSPWDFEHLLLTSLSCVYRLHKASEAEERGRWAQVFALLAQETLWDLCKGFCPQGQPPSLGPWALILDPFP; this comes from the exons ATGCAGGAGCAGAGAGCAGCTGGGGAGAGAAAGACTCAAAGGACGTGGTGGGGCACAGCTAGGACGATGCAGTTCCTGGATTGGCTAATAGTAGCCACTTGCCTTCTCCCTGGGGTAACTGCAACCCAGCACTATCCAG GGCAGCCCATGAACAGAGCCAGCGTGGGAGGTGGCCTGCAGGAGCCAGAGGCCCCGGAAGTGATGTTTGAG CTGCTTTGGGCTGGGCTGGAGCTGGATGTCATAGGGCAGCTGCACATCCAGGACGAGGAACTGGCGTCCACACGCCCAGGCCGCCGACTCAGGCTCCTCCTGCAGCACCACGTGCCCAGTGACTTGGAGGGTGCTAAGCAGCGGCTGCAGCAGTTCCAGGACCTGCGGAAAGGGCCTCCTCTTAGCCCTTGGGACTTTGAACACCTGCTCCTCACAAGCCTGTCCTGTGTCTACCGGCTCCATAAGGCTAGTGAGGCTGAGGAAAGAGGTCGCTGGGCCCAGGTCTTCGCCCTGCTGGCACAGGAAACACTCTGGGACCTATGCAAGGGTTTCTGCCCCCAGGGGCAGCCCCCTTCTCTGGGACCCTGGGCCTTGATCCTTGACCCCTTTCCCTGA
- the FAM180B gene encoding protein FAM180B isoform X2, protein MQEQRAAGERKTQRTWWGTARTMQFLDWLIVATCLLPGVTATQHYPGPSPPLTRLPLQLLWAGLELDVIGQLHIQDEELASTRPGRRLRLLLQHHVPSDLEGAKQRLQQFQDLRKGPPLSPWDFEHLLLTSLSCVYRLHKASEAEERGRWAQVFALLAQETLWDLCKGFCPQGQPPSLGPWALILDPFP, encoded by the exons ATGCAGGAGCAGAGAGCAGCTGGGGAGAGAAAGACTCAAAGGACGTGGTGGGGCACAGCTAGGACGATGCAGTTCCTGGATTGGCTAATAGTAGCCACTTGCCTTCTCCCTGGGGTAACTGCAACCCAGCACTATCCAG gccccagcccaccCCTTACACGGCTCCCCTTACAGCTGCTTTGGGCTGGGCTGGAGCTGGATGTCATAGGGCAGCTGCACATCCAGGACGAGGAACTGGCGTCCACACGCCCAGGCCGCCGACTCAGGCTCCTCCTGCAGCACCACGTGCCCAGTGACTTGGAGGGTGCTAAGCAGCGGCTGCAGCAGTTCCAGGACCTGCGGAAAGGGCCTCCTCTTAGCCCTTGGGACTTTGAACACCTGCTCCTCACAAGCCTGTCCTGTGTCTACCGGCTCCATAAGGCTAGTGAGGCTGAGGAAAGAGGTCGCTGGGCCCAGGTCTTCGCCCTGCTGGCACAGGAAACACTCTGGGACCTATGCAAGGGTTTCTGCCCCCAGGGGCAGCCCCCTTCTCTGGGACCCTGGGCCTTGATCCTTGACCCCTTTCCCTGA